A window of Nicotiana tabacum cultivar K326 chromosome 24, ASM71507v2, whole genome shotgun sequence contains these coding sequences:
- the LOC107767605 gene encoding uncharacterized protein LOC107767605 — protein MEVGRVKEGSNMSTANSVLPSEVLHNLWMSNSSPSFHGPTSMVNFEDGRGEISKEMSFFSPIDKEETSTDDYDSCFHRPEKKRRLLPNQVQFLEKSFEVDNKLEPERKVQLAQELGLQPRQIAIWFQNRRARYKTKLLEKDYDVLKASFDKLKDDYDSLFKENENLRNEVDLLKEKMLRREKGKENSGQNEPISPVDAEEAQKATPNVVTSEVPSIQKVVCKQEDASSAKSDVIDSDSPHYTDGNHSSNAFEAEPSDFSQDEDDNLSKSFLCFPEIGDQIQANSCNLGFQIEDHQPCWFWQY, from the exons atggaagtTGGAAGAGTTAAGGAAGGTTCTAACATGTCTACTGCTAATTCTGTTTTGCCTTCTGAGGTTCTTCATAATCTCTGGATGTCCAATTCTTCCCCCTCTTTTCATG GGCCTACATCAATGGTTAATTTCGAAGATGGTCGAGGAGAAATTAGTAAAGAGATGTCATTTTTCTCACCAATTGACAAAGAAGAAACTAGCACCGATGATTATGATAGTTGCTTTCACCGgccagagaagaaaagaagacttTTACCCAATCAAGTGCAGTTTCTTGAGAAGAGTTTTGAGGTAGATAACAAGCTGGAACCAGAGAGGAAAGTTCAATTGGCTCAAGAACTTGGCCTACAACCTAGGCaaattgctatttggtttcaaAACAGACGTGCTAGATACAAGACTAAACTACTTGAGAAGGACTATGACGTTCTCAAAGCTAGCTTTGATAAACTTAAGGATGATTATGACTCCCTTTTCAAAGAGAATGAGAATTTGAGAAATGAG gttgatttgctgaaagaaaaaatGCTTAGGAGGGAGAAAGGGAAGGAAAATTCAGGGCAAAATGAACCAATTAGTCCAGTAGATGCAGAAGAGGCTCAAAAGGCAACTCCAAATGTTGTTACCTCAGAAGTGCCAAGTATACAAAAGGTAGTATGCAAACAAGAAGATGCAAGTTCAGCTAAAAGTGATGTTATTGATTCAGATAGCCCACATTATACTGATGGGAATCATTCTTCAAATGCATTTGAAGCAGAGCCGTCTGATTTTTCTCAAGATGAAGATGACAACTTAAGTAAGAGCTTTTTATGCTTCCCTGAAATTGGAGATCAAATTCAAGCTAATTCATGCAATTTGGGATTCCAAATTGAGGATCATCAGCCTTGTTGGTTCTGGCAATATTGA